Proteins from a genomic interval of Heterodontus francisci isolate sHetFra1 chromosome 31, sHetFra1.hap1, whole genome shotgun sequence:
- the smim12 gene encoding small integral membrane protein 12 isoform X1 yields the protein MGQDVRNAPSINIGDHALEVVQEFTYLGSTITSNLSLDAEINKRMDIMWPILWTVLRTYAPYITFPVAFVVGAVGYNLEWFIRGDQKQPVEEKSIFELREERKLAEITNKDCTKVLSLKDKLEFTPKAVLNRNRPDKASNS from the exons atggggcaggatgtcagaaatgctccatccatcaatattggcgaccacgctctggaagtggttcaagagttcacctacctaggctcgactatcaccagtaacctgtctctagatgcagaaatcaacaagcgcatgg acatCATGTGGCCTATTTTGTGGACTGTCCTTCGTACGTATGCACCCTACATAACCTTTCCCGTGGCCTTTGTGGTTGGGGCAGTAGGCTACAATTTAGAGTGGTTTATTCGTGGGGACCAAAAGCAACCAGTTGAAGAGAAAAGCATTTTTGAATTGCGTGAAGAGAGAAAGCTTGCTGAGATTACCAATAAAGATTGTACCAAAGTGCTAAGCCTAAAGGACAAACTGGAGTTCACGCCAAAGGCAGTCCTAAATAGGAATCGACCGGACAAGGCCAGTAATAGCTAG
- the smim12 gene encoding small integral membrane protein 12 isoform X2 gives MWPILWTVLRTYAPYITFPVAFVVGAVGYNLEWFIRGDQKQPVEEKSIFELREERKLAEITNKDCTKVLSLKDKLEFTPKAVLNRNRPDKASNS, from the coding sequence ATGTGGCCTATTTTGTGGACTGTCCTTCGTACGTATGCACCCTACATAACCTTTCCCGTGGCCTTTGTGGTTGGGGCAGTAGGCTACAATTTAGAGTGGTTTATTCGTGGGGACCAAAAGCAACCAGTTGAAGAGAAAAGCATTTTTGAATTGCGTGAAGAGAGAAAGCTTGCTGAGATTACCAATAAAGATTGTACCAAAGTGCTAAGCCTAAAGGACAAACTGGAGTTCACGCCAAAGGCAGTCCTAAATAGGAATCGACCGGACAAGGCCAGTAATAGCTAG